The following are encoded in a window of Methanococcoides sp. LMO-2 genomic DNA:
- a CDS encoding amidohydrolase family protein translates to MADIIIKNGYILTMDPSVDNIRNGVVVIEDGRITDVCEKTEEAADIVIDAQGSVVMPGFINTHTHAGMTLFRGYADDLALSDWLENHIWPAEAELTASDVYAGTRLACLEMIKSGTIAFADMYFFMDEVGKVVESSGLRAALSYGMIELWDEEKGKRELKEGKSFVNEWNGKADGRISAMYGPHAPNTCSKEFLMKVREQATEDNAKIHIHVLETEAELNQMKEQYGMCSVNMLDSIDFFGPDVLAAHCIWLSDGDMDILRNNNVNISHNPVSNMKLASGIAPVTKLLDRGANVCLGTDGCASNNNLGMFEEMKAAALLQKVDTMDPMALPARQVLEMGTVNGAKALDINSGMIRKGYNADVIIVDMNKAHLNPLYDVPSHLVYSAGSSDVRTTIVNGKVLMDDYRVVCMDEQKVIDEARDAAAELISRVDAKK, encoded by the coding sequence ATGGCTGATATCATAATAAAGAACGGTTATATTCTTACAATGGACCCGTCCGTGGACAACATCAGGAATGGTGTTGTTGTTATTGAGGATGGCAGGATCACAGATGTTTGCGAGAAGACAGAAGAGGCGGCTGACATTGTAATTGATGCACAGGGCAGTGTTGTGATGCCCGGTTTTATTAACACCCACACTCATGCGGGAATGACCCTTTTCAGGGGATATGCAGATGACCTTGCTCTCTCGGACTGGCTTGAGAATCATATCTGGCCTGCAGAGGCAGAACTGACAGCATCAGATGTCTATGCAGGTACTCGTCTTGCATGTCTTGAAATGATCAAGAGCGGTACCATTGCATTTGCAGACATGTACTTCTTCATGGATGAGGTCGGTAAAGTTGTCGAGTCCTCAGGCCTTAGAGCTGCCCTTTCCTATGGTATGATCGAACTGTGGGACGAGGAGAAAGGCAAGAGGGAACTCAAGGAAGGCAAGTCCTTCGTTAATGAGTGGAACGGTAAGGCAGATGGCAGGATCTCTGCTATGTATGGTCCGCATGCTCCGAACACCTGTTCAAAGGAGTTCCTCATGAAGGTCAGGGAGCAGGCTACGGAGGACAATGCGAAGATCCACATCCATGTGCTTGAGACCGAGGCCGAGCTGAACCAGATGAAAGAGCAATATGGCATGTGTTCTGTGAACATGCTGGACAGCATTGATTTCTTTGGTCCCGATGTGCTTGCTGCACATTGTATCTGGCTATCCGATGGTGACATGGATATTCTGCGCAACAACAATGTGAACATTTCTCACAATCCTGTAAGCAACATGAAGCTTGCATCAGGCATTGCTCCTGTAACAAAATTGCTTGACCGTGGAGCTAATGTCTGTCTTGGTACTGATGGCTGTGCTTCCAACAACAATCTTGGCATGTTCGAGGAAATGAAAGCGGCAGCCCTGTTACAGAAGGTTGATACAATGGATCCGATGGCACTTCCTGCAAGGCAGGTGCTTGAGATGGGCACCGTTAATGGTGCAAAGGCGCTTGATATTAATAGTGGAATGATAAGGAAAGGCTATAATGCAGATGTCATTATTGTTGACATGAACAAAGCACATCTCAATCCATTGTATGATGTTCCTTCACACCTTGTTTACTCTGCAGGAAGCAGTGATGTGAGGACCACGATTGTGAATGGTAAGGTGCTTATGGATGATTACAGGGTCGTTTGCATGGATGAGCAGAAGGTCATCGATGAGGCCCGTGATGCAGCAGCTGAACTGATATCCCGTGTGGATGCGAAGAAATAA
- a CDS encoding HD domain-containing protein: protein MGLIERTREFVAGVLADEPSSHEMSHIERVESTCMKIQAEEGGDLQVIRLAALLHDVGVVREHREGGDHSVYSAEIARDFLLNEGVDASSVDHIVSCIRTHRFSRGHKAESLEGEILQDADRIDALGAIGIFRAVMSMGALRCLKHSSGVEKASSRNAYAEDPLDGFAEYMEMKPFKIMERLNTGAAKKIAEDRLKIMHQYLDALEEETSF from the coding sequence ATGGGCCTTATAGAAAGAACCAGGGAATTCGTTGCGGGTGTTCTCGCCGACGAACCCAGTTCTCATGAGATGTCACACATCGAGCGTGTGGAATCCACATGCATGAAAATACAGGCGGAAGAAGGCGGTGATCTTCAGGTGATCCGTCTTGCTGCCCTGCTTCATGATGTTGGCGTTGTCAGGGAGCACCGCGAAGGTGGGGATCACTCCGTATATAGTGCGGAGATCGCCCGCGATTTTCTTTTAAATGAAGGGGTTGATGCTTCTTCAGTTGATCATATTGTTTCGTGCATACGAACTCACAGGTTCAGTCGCGGGCATAAAGCTGAGTCTCTTGAGGGTGAGATTCTGCAGGATGCAGATCGTATCGATGCTCTTGGTGCTATCGGTATTTTCAGGGCTGTCATGTCCATGGGTGCATTGAGGTGTCTTAAACATTCCAGTGGTGTGGAGAAGGCATCTTCAAGGAACGCGTATGCAGAAGATCCTCTGGATGGTTTTGCCGAATACATGGAAATGAAACCTTTTAAAATAATGGAGCGCTTAAATACTGGCGCGGCAAAGAAGATCGCAGAGGACAGACTTAAGATAATGCATCAATATCTTGATGCGCTGGAGGAAGAGACCTCCTTCTGA
- a CDS encoding 4-phosphopantoate--beta-alanine ligase — protein sequence MSEIPKDHPRYASLMTREKIVEGVELGITSQQGLVAQGRGECFDYLIGEQTTASAFMAEKVAVAMLLLAEHPVLSVNGNAAALVPDSLVRLSEATGAPLEVNLFHRTEERVNRIIEHLKTNGALEVLGSNADARLDLQHSRAIVDSDGIYNADVVLVPLEDGDRCQALVDMGKMVITIDLNPLSRTSRTATVTIVDNVIRTLENMIALSHEMKGLEEAELRKLVEGYDNSHTLSDAVRQMIRKLEELSGL from the coding sequence ATGAGCGAGATCCCGAAAGATCATCCAAGGTATGCGTCCCTTATGACGCGGGAGAAGATAGTTGAAGGCGTAGAACTGGGAATAACAAGTCAGCAGGGTCTGGTCGCACAGGGTCGGGGCGAATGCTTCGACTACCTGATCGGCGAGCAGACAACTGCCTCTGCTTTTATGGCAGAGAAAGTGGCTGTTGCCATGTTGCTTCTTGCAGAGCACCCTGTATTGTCTGTAAATGGCAATGCAGCAGCTCTAGTTCCGGATTCCCTTGTAAGATTGTCTGAGGCTACAGGTGCTCCTCTTGAGGTTAACCTGTTCCACAGGACCGAAGAGCGTGTTAACCGGATAATCGAACATCTGAAAACCAATGGTGCATTGGAGGTTCTTGGCAGCAATGCTGATGCACGCCTTGACCTGCAACACAGCAGGGCTATTGTGGATAGTGACGGGATATACAATGCGGATGTTGTACTTGTTCCCCTCGAGGACGGCGACAGGTGTCAGGCACTTGTTGATATGGGAAAGATGGTCATTACCATCGACCTGAACCCCCTATCACGTACGTCACGTACAGCTACGGTGACCATCGTGGACAACGTGATCCGAACTTTAGAAAATATGATAGCCCTTTCTCATGAGATGAAAGGGCTTGAAGAAGCTGAACTGCGTAAACTCGTTGAAGGGTATGACAACTCTCATACTCTTTCCGATGCAGTTCGGCAGATGATAAGAAAACTTGAAGAACTTTCAGGTCTGTGA
- a CDS encoding prohibitin family protein yields the protein MVMEDDWDIKDSDDERRPPIPEIKIPPMAGVILRGAAIVLAILIIFSVVFGSIFVSIGAGEVGVKFSQFGGVQDDELGEGLHIVPPWVSVTKYSVRSEVYTMSARTSEGEVVGDDQINALTNEGLTLGLDISVRYRLVSEDASVVHKNLGTGYAEKIIRPTIKSVIREVVSRNTAMEVYGEQRELVATEMREEMEAALLEDGIIVEEVLLRNVRLPEKVADAIESKLQADQEAQRMVFVKQKEQLEAERKIIEANGAANATIVRATGEAEALRLINVELAKNPKLINYKYIQMLEGQEVQTLIVPADQGIILDATN from the coding sequence ATGGTAATGGAAGATGATTGGGACATCAAAGATTCCGATGATGAAAGGAGACCGCCTATACCTGAGATCAAGATACCTCCAATGGCAGGGGTAATTCTTCGAGGTGCCGCTATTGTTCTGGCGATATTGATCATTTTTTCAGTGGTATTCGGGTCGATCTTCGTTTCGATCGGTGCCGGTGAGGTGGGTGTAAAGTTCAGCCAGTTTGGTGGTGTTCAGGACGATGAGCTTGGTGAAGGTCTGCATATTGTACCTCCATGGGTGTCTGTGACCAAGTATTCCGTAAGAAGTGAGGTCTATACCATGAGTGCAAGAACTTCCGAAGGTGAAGTTGTAGGTGATGACCAGATCAATGCATTGACGAACGAAGGATTGACCCTTGGTCTTGATATCAGTGTAAGGTACAGGCTTGTTTCAGAGGATGCAAGTGTGGTTCACAAGAACCTCGGTACGGGATATGCGGAAAAGATCATCAGGCCTACGATAAAATCAGTGATCAGGGAAGTTGTTTCCAGGAACACTGCTATGGAAGTCTATGGTGAACAAAGGGAACTGGTTGCAACCGAGATGCGTGAGGAAATGGAAGCTGCTCTCCTTGAGGATGGTATAATCGTCGAAGAGGTCCTTCTCAGGAACGTCAGGTTGCCGGAAAAGGTGGCTGATGCTATCGAGTCCAAGCTTCAGGCAGATCAGGAAGCCCAGAGAATGGTCTTTGTAAAGCAGAAAGAACAGCTTGAGGCTGAAAGGAAGATCATTGAGGCCAATGGTGCTGCTAATGCGACCATTGTACGTGCAACCGGAGAGGCTGAGGCCTTGCGTCTGATAAACGTGGAACTTGCAAAGAACCCTAAACTTATCAACTATAAGTATATCCAGATGCTAGAAGGACAGGAGGTCCAGACATTGATAGTTCCTGCTGATCAGGGAATTATCCTGGATGCTACTAACTGA
- a CDS encoding pantoate kinase: protein MLTESSAGRAFAPGHITGFFEIHDDPDPRHKGSTGCGIVIDGGIDTVVTGDTENTEIFLDGIPVRAETTRSVIGQLVDFPVRVECTSSIPIGCGFGASAAGALSTAYALNDAFSLGMTSNQIVEAVHVAEVTNGSGMGDVEGQYFGGIPIRRSPGCPPHGVLDRVPSPSFNVHCIVLGELSTGSVLSDPVIMKDVNSAGSSALRDLLSRPTVENFMVLSKQFTLKCGLASDRVMEAIEAVDSAGGMASQAMLGETVFACSFDDAEEDVIEVLSTFGKVTTYRVTSSYQHP from the coding sequence ATGTTAACTGAGAGTTCTGCAGGCAGGGCCTTTGCACCTGGTCATATCACAGGTTTTTTTGAGATACATGATGACCCGGACCCACGTCACAAGGGGTCAACAGGTTGTGGCATTGTTATTGATGGTGGCATCGATACCGTTGTTACAGGTGACACGGAAAACACCGAGATATTTCTTGATGGTATTCCTGTTCGGGCGGAGACTACCCGCTCTGTCATAGGACAGCTCGTGGACTTTCCCGTTCGCGTGGAATGCACTTCCTCAATACCTATCGGTTGCGGGTTTGGTGCATCGGCAGCAGGTGCTCTGAGCACAGCCTATGCTCTTAATGATGCTTTCTCGCTTGGTATGACCTCCAATCAGATCGTGGAGGCTGTGCATGTGGCGGAAGTTACCAACGGGAGCGGCATGGGGGATGTGGAGGGGCAGTATTTTGGCGGCATTCCTATCAGGAGGTCTCCCGGATGTCCTCCTCACGGAGTTCTTGATCGTGTTCCATCACCTTCATTTAATGTACACTGTATAGTTCTTGGTGAGCTTTCCACGGGTTCTGTGCTTAGTGATCCTGTGATAATGAAGGACGTAAATTCTGCAGGCAGCTCAGCATTGCGTGATTTGTTGTCCCGTCCTACTGTTGAGAATTTCATGGTCCTGTCAAAGCAGTTCACTCTAAAGTGCGGTCTTGCGAGCGATCGTGTAATGGAGGCAATAGAAGCAGTAGATTCTGCAGGTGGTATGGCTTCCCAGGCAATGCTGGGGGAGACTGTCTTTGCCTGCTCGTTCGATGATGCAGAAGAAGATGTTATTGAAGTTCTCTCAACTTTTGGAAAGGTTACTACTTATAGAGTTACGTCGTCTTATCAACATCCTTGA
- the coaBC gene encoding bifunctional phosphopantothenoylcysteine decarboxylase/phosphopantothenate--cysteine ligase CoaBC gives MNMSRHPTMWIKGQSSASLSGKVIVIAVTGSIAAVRVVELARELIRNGAEVYAVMSKEAQHILHPYALHYATGHDVITEITGEVEHVKFFGSEGCADLLLVAPATANTIGKMAYGIDDTPVTTFATTAMGEGAPVIVVPAMHNSMYEHPAVMENINKLQDWDVTFVGPHLEEGIAKIASNDQILLEVERSLGSSTLSGKKVLITSGATAESIDPIRVITNRSSGRTGRELAMEFYRRGAEVTVVHNGRLDSEGVNEILVESAGEMIDATLRELEHGYDMLISAAAISDYTLDASESKIKSGEDLSLKFRSTRKLIREVRNAYPEISIVGFKAEAGITEDELIARARESLEAADLDMVVANEVSITGMGTVENDVHIISARDDAITHVSGNKRLIAETLADNVEEIFRKN, from the coding sequence ATGAATATGTCACGTCATCCTACTATGTGGATAAAGGGTCAGAGCAGTGCTTCCCTTTCCGGAAAGGTCATTGTCATTGCTGTTACCGGCAGCATAGCTGCAGTACGTGTTGTTGAACTGGCACGTGAGCTTATACGCAACGGAGCAGAGGTCTATGCTGTGATGAGCAAAGAGGCACAGCATATCCTTCATCCCTATGCATTGCATTATGCTACCGGGCATGATGTTATCACTGAGATCACCGGTGAGGTCGAACATGTGAAGTTCTTTGGTTCCGAAGGTTGTGCAGACCTTCTCCTTGTGGCACCGGCGACTGCCAATACGATCGGTAAGATGGCATATGGTATCGATGATACTCCTGTTACGACGTTTGCGACCACGGCAATGGGGGAAGGTGCACCTGTGATCGTTGTTCCGGCAATGCACAATTCCATGTATGAGCATCCTGCTGTGATGGAGAACATTAACAAGCTTCAGGACTGGGATGTCACATTTGTGGGGCCGCATCTTGAAGAGGGGATTGCGAAGATAGCATCCAATGATCAGATATTGCTTGAAGTGGAACGTTCCCTTGGCAGCAGCACACTTTCGGGGAAGAAGGTACTGATCACAAGCGGTGCAACAGCAGAATCTATAGATCCTATTCGTGTGATCACAAATCGTTCCTCAGGTCGCACCGGCAGGGAGCTCGCCATGGAATTCTATCGTCGTGGTGCCGAGGTCACGGTTGTCCACAATGGCAGACTTGACTCCGAAGGTGTGAACGAGATCCTTGTTGAAAGTGCAGGTGAGATGATCGATGCAACTCTAAGAGAGCTCGAGCATGGGTATGATATGCTGATAAGTGCAGCAGCGATCTCTGATTACACTCTTGATGCCAGTGAAAGTAAGATAAAATCTGGTGAAGACCTTTCCCTTAAGTTCAGGAGCACCCGCAAGCTGATAAGGGAAGTGCGTAATGCATACCCTGAGATTTCCATTGTTGGTTTCAAGGCAGAAGCAGGCATCACAGAGGATGAGCTTATTGCACGTGCAAGAGAGTCCCTTGAGGCTGCTGATCTTGACATGGTAGTTGCAAACGAGGTTAGCATTACAGGGATGGGTACTGTGGAGAACGATGTTCATATCATCTCTGCAAGAGATGATGCTATCACACATGTAAGCGGTAACAAAAGGCTGATAGCCGAGACGCTGGCAGACAATGTGGAAGAAATCTTCAGGAAAAACTGA
- a CDS encoding Vms1/Ankzf1 family peptidyl-tRNA hydrolase: MSGKKKVAGNLGSLLNKYSGKEKLEDEIDKLQSHILELEIDRKRFEKNENTAKRALAAKQEAEESLKAANVKIETLTHQLEGKKAEVSEEISFTLIEEIVLPQMKNYTSQAASIRSDHDSLITAYITKKEMNLNAGISKDVMKELDQNSQYLLQKIRSDTGYVMFYDRMQMIQEVIVPPLPFERSSIGISDSFITEQLNETLTKDINICVLAAHAGESLIGISSDRTVFDEDMVIRSSVKAKHTKGGFSQRRFERLRDEDIDHHVEKVRNALKNMLEQSTVEIDMIVACGDTVLANYILENIDTDIAILERNIDARIEKHDTNSILRSLFSCRRYKL; the protein is encoded by the coding sequence ATGTCCGGAAAAAAGAAAGTCGCAGGAAACCTGGGCTCATTGCTTAACAAATATTCAGGAAAGGAAAAACTGGAGGACGAGATCGACAAGCTCCAGTCACACATCCTTGAGCTGGAGATCGACAGGAAAAGGTTCGAGAAGAACGAGAACACTGCAAAACGTGCCCTCGCTGCAAAGCAGGAAGCTGAAGAAAGCCTTAAGGCAGCGAACGTGAAGATCGAAACGCTCACACACCAGCTTGAAGGAAAGAAAGCAGAGGTTTCAGAGGAGATATCATTTACACTTATCGAGGAGATCGTGCTGCCGCAGATGAAAAACTATACATCACAGGCAGCATCCATCAGATCGGACCATGATTCACTGATAACTGCATATATTACTAAAAAGGAGATGAATTTGAATGCAGGAATCTCAAAAGACGTCATGAAAGAACTGGACCAGAACAGCCAGTACCTGCTTCAGAAGATCAGGTCTGACACAGGATATGTAATGTTCTATGACAGGATGCAGATGATACAAGAAGTCATAGTCCCCCCTCTTCCTTTCGAAAGAAGTTCTATAGGAATATCGGATTCATTCATTACTGAGCAGCTAAATGAAACCCTCACAAAGGACATCAATATATGTGTCCTGGCAGCCCACGCCGGAGAATCGCTCATAGGCATCTCCTCTGACAGGACAGTATTTGACGAGGACATGGTCATCAGAAGCAGTGTCAAGGCCAAACATACAAAGGGCGGATTCAGCCAGAGACGTTTTGAAAGGCTCCGGGATGAGGATATCGATCACCATGTTGAGAAGGTCAGGAACGCTCTGAAGAACATGCTCGAGCAGTCCACAGTTGAAATTGATATGATCGTTGCATGCGGGGATACCGTACTGGCAAATTACATCCTTGAGAACATAGATACTGATATTGCTATCCTGGAAAGGAACATTGATGCCAGGATCGAGAAACACGATACGAACAGTATATTAAGAAGTCTCTTCAGCTGTCGCCGATATAAACTTTGA
- a CDS encoding DUF7109 family protein, with amino-acid sequence MVQPEEIEGMVDALGAVTYKEIVEFVQELAYTREEDVPEEEEISKLLEKAVSEHLLETITSGELMGSDPEEGHEVEKEEEGKEEAEVEVEQELINYYIVGPNAFPDFPFDLSEVIDILKLDRREVDPDKLTRKFSRRLKARITKLEHNIEAFAKGEDTAIDIPTLEHRYSDLLNVYYDYDSWIEGGFPEMEDEVLSISKQIDALGAAQDI; translated from the coding sequence ATGGTACAACCGGAAGAAATAGAAGGTATGGTTGACGCACTTGGGGCTGTCACATATAAAGAAATAGTAGAGTTCGTTCAGGAACTTGCATACACCAGAGAAGAGGATGTGCCCGAAGAGGAAGAGATCTCAAAGTTGCTGGAAAAAGCAGTTTCCGAGCATCTTCTTGAGACAATAACTTCCGGGGAGCTCATGGGATCGGATCCGGAAGAAGGGCACGAAGTAGAAAAAGAAGAGGAAGGAAAGGAAGAGGCAGAGGTAGAGGTAGAACAAGAACTGATCAACTACTATATAGTGGGACCAAATGCATTCCCGGACTTTCCATTTGACCTTAGCGAAGTGATCGATATCCTGAAACTGGACCGCCGAGAGGTCGATCCGGATAAACTGACCAGGAAGTTCTCCAGAAGGCTGAAAGCCAGGATCACAAAGCTCGAGCACAACATAGAGGCATTCGCTAAAGGGGAGGACACCGCCATTGACATCCCCACCCTTGAACACAGGTACAGTGACCTGTTAAACGTTTACTATGATTATGACTCATGGATCGAAGGCGGCTTTCCGGAGATGGAGGACGAGGTGCTGTCCATCAGCAAACAGATCGATGCCCTGGGAGCAGCACAAGATATTTGA
- a CDS encoding 23S rRNA (uridine(2552)-2'-O)-methyltransferase, which translates to MARHRRDTYYWRAKDEGYRSRAAYKLFQINEKFNVIKEGDTVVDLGAAPGGWLEVAKKLTDGKIVGVDLRRIKDIEGIETIKGDITSDVTIKKIIDLVGEDGADVVICDAAPNLSGNWSLDHARSIDLTTSALECAKKILKPNGHFVVKVFQGDMFKDYMDKVRKSFSFTKAYSPHASRSESAEIYVIGKKFLTAPLHRDDKFDVVIKEMGASGDGIAYVEDFVVFVKEAEKGESVKIQITDVKPNFAFAKVIERKEETASD; encoded by the coding sequence ATGGCAAGGCATAGAAGAGATACCTATTACTGGCGTGCAAAAGATGAAGGGTACCGTTCAAGGGCAGCCTATAAGCTTTTCCAGATCAATGAGAAATTCAATGTTATAAAGGAAGGCGACACAGTGGTAGATCTTGGTGCCGCACCTGGCGGCTGGCTTGAGGTCGCAAAGAAGCTCACAGACGGGAAGATCGTCGGAGTAGACCTTCGCCGCATCAAGGATATCGAAGGCATAGAAACGATCAAAGGGGACATAACCTCCGATGTGACGATCAAGAAGATAATCGACCTGGTCGGCGAGGACGGAGCTGATGTTGTCATCTGTGATGCTGCACCGAACCTGTCCGGAAACTGGAGCCTTGACCATGCACGATCCATAGACCTTACCACATCTGCACTGGAATGCGCAAAGAAGATCCTCAAACCCAACGGACACTTTGTTGTGAAGGTATTCCAGGGAGATATGTTCAAGGATTACATGGATAAAGTTCGTAAAAGCTTTTCATTTACCAAGGCATACTCACCGCATGCCTCAAGATCTGAAAGTGCAGAGATCTATGTGATCGGCAAGAAGTTCCTCACTGCACCCTTGCACAGGGATGACAAATTTGATGTCGTTATCAAGGAAATGGGAGCCAGCGGAGATGGCATTGCCTATGTTGAAGATTTCGTTGTGTTTGTAAAAGAAGCTGAAAAAGGCGAATCTGTGAAGATCCAGATCACTGACGTCAAGCCAAATTTTGCATTTGCAAAGGTCATTGAACGTAAAGAAGAGACGGCATCAGACTGA
- a CDS encoding DUF211 domain-containing protein: MNKLTGIRRLVLDVLKPHHPSTIELAETLSVIDGITGVNIGLYEVDQKTENIKITIEGDQIDYNVVRQAIEKLGAVVHSIDEVAAGNRLVEEVPTLQDR, from the coding sequence ATGAATAAATTGACAGGAATAAGAAGATTGGTTCTGGATGTGTTGAAACCTCACCATCCCTCTACTATTGAACTGGCGGAAACCCTGAGTGTTATTGATGGTATTACCGGTGTGAACATCGGGCTGTATGAGGTCGACCAGAAAACAGAGAACATTAAGATCACTATCGAAGGTGATCAGATCGACTATAATGTGGTCAGGCAAGCCATTGAAAAGCTTGGTGCAGTTGTACACAGTATAGATGAAGTGGCTGCAGGCAACAGGCTTGTAGAAGAAGTGCCAACCCTTCAGGATCGCTGA
- a CDS encoding histidinol phosphate phosphatase domain-containing protein: MIDLHTHTVFSDGELIPSELVRRAVTFGYRGIGITDHVDYTNIEHVLSCVKKAKYMEEVMDIKVLSGVELTHVHPAKIAPLAKMAKELGAEIIVVHGESPVEPVAPGTNAAAVACEDVDILAHPGFLTTEEAQMALDNDVCIEITARNGHNRTNGHVARIANEVGATMVVDTDTHSPDNLITKETALKVAMGAGLTESQAKQVLENSVRFIQ, translated from the coding sequence ATGATAGACCTACACACACACACCGTTTTCAGTGACGGAGAACTCATACCAAGCGAACTTGTGCGTCGTGCGGTTACTTTTGGATACCGTGGCATCGGAATAACCGATCACGTTGATTATACCAACATCGAGCATGTCCTCTCATGCGTAAAGAAAGCAAAGTATATGGAAGAGGTCATGGACATAAAGGTACTTTCCGGAGTTGAGCTGACACACGTTCACCCTGCAAAGATAGCCCCACTTGCAAAGATGGCAAAGGAACTGGGAGCAGAGATCATTGTGGTCCACGGAGAGTCACCGGTGGAACCAGTCGCACCCGGAACAAATGCTGCAGCTGTTGCCTGTGAAGATGTTGACATCCTCGCACACCCCGGTTTCCTCACAACAGAGGAAGCCCAGATGGCATTGGATAACGATGTCTGCATAGAGATCACTGCAAGGAACGGACACAACAGGACAAACGGACACGTCGCAAGGATCGCTAACGAGGTCGGCGCTACAATGGTAGTGGATACCGACACCCACAGTCCGGATAATCTTATCACAAAAGAGACGGCCCTGAAAGTGGCAATGGGAGCCGGACTTACAGAAAGCCAGGCAAAGCAGGTGCTTGAGAACTCAGTACGCTTTATCCAGTGA
- a CDS encoding XTP/dITP diphosphatase has protein sequence MRKMVFVTGNKGKFGEAKEILAAKDIELIQNTDGYPELQEDDLEPIAAYGAKWAAEKLKHPVMVDDSGLFIKALNGFPGPYSAFVEDNLGNQKVLKLMEDEEDRTAVFKSVIGYCEPGEEPSVFAGTVEGQIAFEERGTGGFGYDPIFEYEGKTFGELGTDIKNTLSHRRRALDKFFEWLD, from the coding sequence ATGCGTAAAATGGTATTTGTTACTGGAAATAAGGGTAAGTTCGGAGAGGCAAAGGAGATACTGGCTGCAAAGGACATTGAGCTGATACAGAACACCGATGGCTATCCGGAACTTCAGGAAGACGACCTTGAGCCTATCGCTGCATACGGTGCAAAATGGGCTGCTGAGAAGTTGAAACATCCTGTAATGGTTGATGACTCCGGCCTGTTCATCAAGGCACTGAACGGATTCCCTGGTCCGTATTCTGCATTTGTTGAGGATAATCTCGGGAATCAGAAGGTCCTCAAGCTCATGGAAGATGAGGAGGACAGGACTGCCGTCTTCAAGTCCGTGATCGGCTATTGCGAACCCGGGGAGGAACCTTCTGTGTTCGCAGGTACTGTGGAAGGGCAGATCGCATTTGAGGAGCGCGGCACAGGCGGGTTCGGGTATGATCCTATATTCGAGTACGAGGGCAAGACCTTCGGTGAGCTCGGAACCGATATCAAGAATACTCTTTCCCACAGGCGAAGGGCACTTGACAAGTTCTTCGAGTGGCTGGATTGA
- a CDS encoding Kae1-associated kinase Bud32 codes for MYLRSGAEANVALKDGFVVKERIPKRYRVQELDERIRKERTRAEARLMSEARRCGVATPIIHDIYDFTIEMEFIDGKPLKYLVDADMCEMVGEVIGRLHSGGIIHGDLTTSNMVVKDDRIYLIDFGLAFVDSSVESRGVDIHVLFQTFESTHANYEELIDAFCRGYRRELEGADDVLLRVKEIEKRGRYA; via the coding sequence ATGTACCTGCGAAGTGGTGCTGAGGCCAATGTTGCTCTTAAAGACGGTTTCGTGGTCAAGGAGCGCATACCCAAGCGGTACAGGGTTCAGGAACTGGATGAGAGGATCCGCAAGGAAAGGACAAGGGCAGAAGCACGCCTGATGTCGGAAGCAAGGCGATGTGGTGTCGCGACGCCTATTATTCATGATATCTATGATTTCACCATTGAAATGGAATTTATTGATGGGAAGCCACTGAAGTATCTGGTGGATGCTGACATGTGTGAAATGGTCGGAGAAGTGATCGGTCGGCTTCACAGTGGTGGCATCATCCATGGTGATCTTACCACTTCCAATATGGTCGTGAAGGATGATCGTATCTACCTGATCGATTTTGGTCTGGCATTCGTTGACAGTTCGGTGGAATCCAGAGGTGTGGATATCCATGTGCTGTTCCAGACCTTTGAAAGCACACATGCAAATTATGAAGAATTAATTGATGCATTCTGTCGCGGTTACAGAAGAGAACTCGAAGGGGCGGATGATGTACTGCTCCGGGTAAAAGAGATCGAGAAGAGGGGTCGTTATGCGTAA